A window of Belonocnema kinseyi isolate 2016_QV_RU_SX_M_011 chromosome 9, B_treatae_v1, whole genome shotgun sequence contains these coding sequences:
- the LOC117179993 gene encoding protein catecholamines up, whose amino-acid sequence MVRVTNSTSRCKSVWLSKILFTLLLTCLVFSVPSKGHGHSHDHDHDHDHDHIHEPASFKYSKEANEQLLHDHSHSEHDEYVDSKRPALQDLSDVFVRAMGSTFLISIAPFLLLFVLPLDNSPERQPFLKILLSFASGGLLGDAFLHLIPHALAPHSHHSKEDSHGHGHSHGHGHSHGDIHEEHDHGHGMAVGLCVLLGIVTFLIVEKLVRIIKGDGEHSHAHSQEHTDISIAAYLNLAADFLHNFTDGLAIGASYLAGESIGYVTTFTILLHEVPHEIGDFAILIQSGCSKKKAILLQLPTAVGALLGTYISLLAEGMGDFATSWILPFTAGGFIYIATVSVIPELLVDTKFWQSVKEIIALLLGVYMMVLIAQYE is encoded by the exons ATGGTTCGCGTAACAAATAGTACCTCGCGTTGTAAAAGTGTGTGGTTATCAaagattttatttacattattgcTAACATGCTTGGTGTTTTCGGTACCAAGCAAGGGACATGGACATTCTCACGATCATGATCACGATCATGATCATGATCATATTCATGAACCGGCAAGTTTCAAGTATTCAAAAGAAGCCAACGAACAGCTTCTGCATGATCATTCGCACTCGGAACATGATGAGTATGTGGACAGCAAACGACCAGCTCTTCAAGATCTTAGCGATGTCTTCGTTCGTGCTATGGGATCAACTTTCCTCATTTCTATAGCACCGTTTCTTCTGCTCTTCGTTTTGCCATTAGATAATAGTCCAGAGCGACAACCATTCCTGAAAATACTTTTAAGTTTTGCCTCTGGTGGTTTGCTTGGCGATGCTTTTCTTCACTTGATTCCACATGCTTTAGCTCCTCACTCACATCACTCGAAAGAAGATTCACACGGACATGGTCACAGTCACGGACATGGCCATAGTCACGGAGATATTCACGAAGAACATGATCACGGACACGGCATGGCCGTAGGTTTGTGCGTATTGCTAGGTATCGTCACGTTCCTGATTGTGGAGAAATTAGTGCGAATAATCAAAGGAGACGGCGAACACTCTCATGCACATTCTCAAGAACACACGGATATAAGCATTGCTGCTTACTTAAACTTGGCAGcagattttttacataatttcacAGATGGTTTGGCTATTGGTGCCAGTTATCTGGCGGGCGAAAGTATCGGCTATGTGACGACGTTCACAATACTGTTGCACGAAGTGCCCCACGAAATTGGTGATTTTGCTATTTTGATACAAAGTGGCTGCAGTAAGAAAAAG GCCATATTGTTGCAATTGCCGACAGCAGTTGGTGCTTTATTAGGAACCTACATTTCTCTCTTGGCTGAAGGAATGG GAGATTTTGCAACATCGTGGATCTTGCCCTTCACTGCTGGTGGTTTTATTTATATAGCGACGGTTTCTGTTATTCCTGAGCTTCTTGTAGACACCAAGTTTTGGCAGTCTGTTAAAGAAATCATTGCTTTACTGCTAGGAGTTTATATGATGGTACTCATTGCACAATACGAATGA